The following proteins come from a genomic window of Candidatus Thiodiazotropha sp. CDECU1:
- a CDS encoding outer membrane lipoprotein-sorting protein has translation MQVQKFVAAALTGGLFISSSAIAGVAKDLPLPSGTPDADAIADQVYFVNHFYALKNFGITNNNKDPKRSNRATPGKITVIVNKSAGSKPTTITVERYLNNEYGDSATNAQDIAIFRSGKLKGTGMLITDYVDDNKSQSYSIWLPALRKIRRFAEPAHDDAWGGTDFTFGDVTLRKPKDETHELLGTETFNDCLGAIAKAESKNKYLPNPPEAACDHKGKEVYKLKSTTKRENWWYDHRVSYVDSKTFADYRTEYFKGGEKVKVIDRDWRSLDQDDPRAQYWGYWYGKTSASGHETWAVIPKEIVQFNQGWASDFWSEKTLRKIKR, from the coding sequence ATGCAGGTGCAAAAGTTTGTGGCCGCTGCACTCACCGGTGGTTTGTTTATTTCCAGTAGTGCCATCGCGGGGGTAGCCAAAGATCTGCCTTTGCCTAGCGGAACCCCGGATGCGGATGCGATTGCGGATCAGGTCTATTTTGTCAACCATTTCTATGCATTGAAGAATTTCGGTATCACCAACAACAACAAGGATCCCAAACGGAGCAACCGTGCCACACCCGGCAAGATAACTGTGATTGTCAACAAGTCCGCCGGCAGCAAGCCAACCACCATCACCGTAGAGCGCTATCTGAACAATGAATACGGAGACAGCGCCACCAACGCCCAGGATATCGCCATCTTCCGCTCCGGTAAGTTGAAAGGCACCGGTATGTTGATCACCGACTATGTGGATGACAACAAGAGCCAGTCCTACTCCATCTGGCTGCCGGCATTGCGCAAGATCCGTCGCTTTGCCGAACCTGCTCATGATGATGCCTGGGGCGGTACCGACTTCACATTCGGTGACGTAACCTTGCGTAAGCCCAAGGACGAAACCCATGAACTGCTGGGTACCGAGACCTTCAACGACTGTCTTGGCGCCATCGCTAAAGCGGAATCCAAAAACAAGTACCTGCCCAACCCCCCCGAGGCGGCCTGTGATCATAAGGGCAAAGAGGTATATAAGCTGAAGAGCACTACCAAGCGTGAGAACTGGTGGTACGATCATCGCGTGAGTTACGTGGATAGCAAGACATTCGCCGATTACCGCACCGAGTATTTCAAGGGGGGTGAGAAGGTGAAAGTGATCGACCGAGACTGGAGATCTCTCGATCAGGATGATCCTCGCGCCCAATACTGGGGTTACTGGTATGGCAAGACCTCCGCCTCGGGTCATGAGACTTGGGCGGTAATCCCCAAGGAGATCGTCCAGTTCAATCAGGGATGGGCATCGGACTTCTGGTCAGAAAAGACCTTGAGAAAAATAAAACGCTAA